The genomic region ATCAATGAGCCAACTTAAAGAAGGTGATGTTAAGGTATTAACTCCTGATGATTGGGAGAATTTAAAGAATGAGGAATAAGAATGACATATGAAATTAAATGTGGAATTTACCGCTAATGCTTGGGGACAAATGTCTGAAATTATTCAAACAGATAAGAGAATGATGAAACAAGTCATTAAATTAATTGATGATACTATGAGAAATCCTTTTAGCGGGTTAGGGAAGCCTGAGCCATTAAGAATGGATTTACAAGGTTTCTGGTCAAAACGAGTTGATAAGAAAAATAGAATGGTATATCGAGTAACAGATAAATCAATTCAAATTATCGTACTTAAAGGTCATTATAAATAAAAAACTATTCTGCAAGATTTGAATTAAATTTAAGTGTTGAGTTGATAGATTAATTGCAGTCTATTAACTCTTTTTTTACTTTTCGGATAACTTGATAAAGTAATTTAGAGATTAAAAATATATTTCTTGGTAATTGAATTATTTTTGTAAGAAAGGTTGTTTATATGAGTATATTAAAAAATTTAGTAAGTTGGTTAGGAGCTGGTTTTATAACCAGTATCATTACATGTTGGCTTACAGCATATTTTAATGAGAAAAATTCATTAAAAAAATGTAGACCATATTTAAAGGTTGAAAAGTTAAATAATATGTTTCATGCTGCTCAACCGAATCCTGGGAAATTAGTAGTAAATAATTTATCTAAATTTGATGCTTATAATGTTGAAATTATTTTTGAAGTACATACAGAAATAGCTTCAACTGTAAATCAGAGCTATAATGGGAAGCAGAACTACTCAATAATAAAAAGTGATAATTCAATAGAATTGAATGTATTTGATAAAATTAATTCTATAGTTAATAATAAATTTAAAGAATTATCAAAGGAAAAGCAACAAATGGCCTATTATGGAAATGGTTACATTGTTGACAGAGTAGAGATACATATGGATAGTCAAGAATTTGAACGGCTAATATATATATTTACATCGGATAAAAATAATAATTTAATTTGGAAGAATAAAGAAAAATATAGACCTAAAGGCTCTAAACCAAGAAGAGTAGTTAAGTGGTTTAGTAATATGGTTAGTTAAAAATTGACTAAAAATAACCTAAAAATAACCAAAAATTGCCTACATCCTGACTAGGTAAGGGTTTATTATGATATTGTTGAAAGATAAGCGATAGCAAATGATTATTGCTTTTATTGTATTGAGATGACCAAACTGATATAATCAACTCAATTATTCCATTAGCCATTGTAATTCGATTGTAGTCAGCTTATAGATCTAAAAGATAAACAATTACGGACATTAAATTAAAAATATGGAGTAATAAGAAGAGATAGCACAACGCTGTCTCTTTTTTATTTAAGGAGGTGAGTAGAATGTCATGAAGTTGACGCATAAGCAACAGATGTTTGCTGATGAGTATTTGAAAAGTGGAAATGCAACAGATGCATATATAAAAGCTGGCTATAAAGTAAAAAATTCATCTGCTAGATCGAATGCATCAAGAATGCTAACAAATGCTAACATTAAATCTTATATTGATAAGAAACTTGCTGAAATTGAGTCACATAAGATTGCAGATGCTAAAGAAATCATGGAATTCTACTCATCTGTTTTACGTGGTGAGGCGAAAGAAACAGTTGTTATTTCTACTCCATTTGGTATGAAAAAGACCGAAAAAGAACCAGATATAAAAACAAGGTTGTCAGCAGGAAAAGAATTAATGAAACGTTATCCTGCTGATGATCCATTAACAAAACAACAATTACGCAAATTAAATGCTGATGCAGAATTATTAGAAATGAAAGTAGATGCTTTAAAGGGTGGTAAAGATGCTATTACTCAAATTATATTTAGTGATGATATGAAACCTGATGAAGATGAGGAGCGTGAAAACAATGGAAATGAAGCTTAGTCTTCAAGAAATGGTAGGCAAAGGATATTATGATTATTGGCATGATAAACATTTCTATCGTGTAGTTAAGGGTTCTCGTGCTTCTAAGAAATCTAAAACGACAGCATTAAATTTCATATATCGCATTATGAAATATCCATGGGCTAATTTGCTCGTTGTAAGGCGTTATTCAAACACTAATAGACAGTCTACCTATTCGGATTTATGTTGGGCAATTTCTCATTTTAAGGTTGAAAATTTATTTAAATGTAATCCTTCATTGCCTGAAATAACATATATTCCGACTGGTCAAAAAATATTATTTCGTGGATTGGATAAGGCATTGAAATTAACCTCAATTACTGTTCCCAAAGGTATTTTGTCATTTGTGTGGCTGGAGGAAGCTTTTGAACTTGAAGATCCTGATAAATTTGAAACATTGGTAGAATCGATTCGTGGTAAAATTGATGATCCAAATGCTTTTAAACAGATTACAGTAACTTTTAATCCATGGGCAGAAAATTGGTTAAAAAAGTATTTTTTTGATGAAGA from Ligilactobacillus cholophilus harbors:
- a CDS encoding Txe/YoeB family addiction module toxin, with translation MKLNVEFTANAWGQMSEIIQTDKRMMKQVIKLIDDTMRNPFSGLGKPEPLRMDLQGFWSKRVDKKNRMVYRVTDKSIQIIVLKGHYK
- a CDS encoding terminase small subunit; the encoded protein is MKLTHKQQMFADEYLKSGNATDAYIKAGYKVKNSSARSNASRMLTNANIKSYIDKKLAEIESHKIADAKEIMEFYSSVLRGEAKETVVISTPFGMKKTEKEPDIKTRLSAGKELMKRYPADDPLTKQQLRKLNADAELLEMKVDALKGGKDAITQIIFSDDMKPDEDEERENNGNEA